The following coding sequences lie in one Miscanthus floridulus cultivar M001 chromosome 9, ASM1932011v1, whole genome shotgun sequence genomic window:
- the LOC136479123 gene encoding putative wall-associated receptor kinase-like 16, which translates to MGDESPGALLRPLLAAAVVAMVSLQLLVPHGVAGAATSIGLPGCRTTCGNVSVPYPFGIEPSCYLKGFDLVCNTSYTPPQLFLPNIEIHPPIRHISLDDSMLTAKLSYDDHNSTTSDDEGIYFFDLQASVRWKLVSRVLQWPPNETRAGNATCPKDLGTTACHSTHSTCQVINTSGSTITGYTCRCDDGYQGNAYLRDGCIDIDECALPGKCFGICTNFPGKYLCECPKGTTGNPYRNVCVKPNTGLIIGLGVGSGAILLFVVLSTIFVIHRIMTRNKRMRQRFFKQNRGQLLQQLVCQRADISERMILTLEELEKATNNFDKARELGGGGHGIVYKGILSTLHVVAIKKAKIVIQREIDDFINELVILSQINHRNIVKLHGCCLETEVPLLVYEFISNGTLYNHLHVEALVSLSWKDRVRIAVEAARALAYLHSLTSMPIIHRDVKSPNILLNDNLTMKLSDFGASRYIPIDQTGLDTTVQGTFGYLDPTYHSTGHLTEKSDVYSFGVILIELLTRKKPVSYRSSNGYGLVRHFTTLLSEHNLVDILDPQVVREGAGEVIDISLLAAMCVKFVSKDRPTMRQVEMTLESIHAVKEYALSDMTDESEENYDQVNNMRIEGINNDTGIHDGLRELSEIIIDESNDGTTLVANISQKCG; encoded by the exons ATGGGAGACGAGAGTCCAGGAGCACTACTGCGGCCACTGCTCGCGGCCGCGGTGGTGGCGATGGTGTCGTTGCAGCTCTTGGTGCCTCACGGCGTAGCGGGGGCGGCCACGAGTATTGGGCTGCCCGGCTGCCGGACCACCTGTGGGAACGTGAGCGTGCCCTACCCGTTCGGCATCGAGCCGAGCTGCTACCTCAAGGGCTTCGACCTCGTCTGCAACACTAGCTACACTCCGCCGCAGCTGTTCCTCCCGAACATCGAAATCCACCCACCGATCCGACATATCTCCCTCGACGACTCCATGCTGACAGCGAAATTATCGTATGATGACCATAATTCGACAacgtccgacgacgaaggcatCTACTTCTTCGATCTACAGGCATCGGTGCGGTGGAAGCTGGTCTCCCGCGTGTTGCAATGGCCACCAAACGAAACTCGAGCCGGCAACGCAACATGCCCCAAGGATTTGGGCACCACCGCGTGCCACAGCACCCACAGCACCTGCCAAGTCATCAACACCTCGGGATCTACAATCACCGGTTACACATGCAGATGCGACGATGGTTACCAAGGCAACGCTTACTTACGCGACGGATGCATAG ATATCGATGAGTGCGCGCTTCCGGGTAAATGCTTTGGCATCTGCACAAATTTTCCTGGCAAGTATTTATGCGAATGTCCCAAGGGAACCACCGGCAACCCATACAGAAATGTCTGCGTCAAACCAAATACAG GATTAATCATTGGCCTAGGAGTTGGAAGTGGTGCCATTCTTCTCTTTGTAGTGCTGAGCACCATATTTGTGATCCATAGAATCATGACACGTAACAAAAGAATGAGACAAAGATTCTTCAAGCAAAATCGTGGTCAATTACTACAACAATTAGTATGTCAAAGGGCAGACATTAGTGAGAGAATGATCCTTACTTTAGAAGAACTAGAGAAAGCAACCAACAACTTTGACAAAGCTCGCGAGCTAGGTGGTGGAGGGCATGGTATAGTTTACAAGGGAATTTTATCGACACTTCATGTTGTGGCAATTAAGAAGGCAAAGATAGTGATACAAAGAGAAATTGATGACTTCATAAATGAGCTTGTTATCCTTTCTCAGATAAACCATAGAAATATTGTGAAGCTTCATGGGTGTTGCCTTGAAACAGAAGTTCCTTTACTTGTTTATGAGTTCATTTCTAATGGCACCCTTTACAATCATCTTCATGTTGAAGCTTTAGTATCACTATCATGGAAAGATAGAGTGAGGATTGCAGTCGAAGCTGCTAGGGCTCTCGCGTATCTACACTCACTCACTTCAATGCCTATAATCCATAGGGATGTCAAGTCTCCTAATATACTTCTCAATGACAATTTGACTATGAAATTGTCAGATTTTGGAGCTTCAAGGTACATTCCCATTGATCAAACCGGGTTGGATACAACTGTGCAAGGAACATTTGGGTACTTAGACCCTACGTACCATAGCACAGGGCATCTTACTGAGAAGAGTGATGTCTACAGTTTTGGCGTTATTCTTATTGAGTTGTTAACCAGAAAGAAGCCGGTCTCTTATAGGTCCTCTAACGGCTATGGTCTTGTGAGACATTTTACCACTCTGCTGTCAGAACATAACTTGGTTGACATATTGGATCCACAAGTTGTACGAGAGGGAGCCGGGGAAGTTATCGATATCTCTTTGTTAGCAGCGATGTGTGTGAAGTTTGTAAGCAAGGACCGGCCAACCATGAGACAAGTGGAAATGACTCTTGAAAGCATCCATGCAGTAAAAGAGTATGCTTTGAGTGACATGACAGATGAATCTGAGGAGAACTACGATCAAGTGAACAATATGCGTATTGAAGGGATAAACAATGACACTGGAATCCATGATGGGTTACGAGAGCTTAGTGAAATAATAATTGATGAGAGTAATGATGGAACCACTTTGGTAGCCAATATATCTCAGAAATGTGGATGA